The DNA segment tTGAAGCATATATCACTACCTACTCTACACTCATCCTGATGGTGTATGCCATACTTCTAACATAAAGGATTGGTATTagcactactaatactgacttgggaattagagcctggtgccctatccctattgtcatttttgaatttgggtactcGGGAACTAGCTGAAGAAGGTAATAGGGCTGAAGACCTAtgataaaactgagaatggttaccaccttcaaactttggctgattaaaattaaaactacccatcttagctctcttgtttcctctctcccctttcttaatcttttgcttctcTAGCTATTGAACATGGACCATCAGTAGTCgggcattgcggtcctacactccttgaccacactatcagacacgCTAGACACAAAATTACTCACCTTGTACCTATTATTAGCTACCACATGAAGAGCATATCTatctaagtaaacttgagagaatactcccttaCTCTCATGCTACCTTGccttaagttaataaattctaataccttggcctctctcaactctaatgggaagaatctgtccaagaaagctgaggcaaactcttcccattctataagccCTACATCAGCACCTCTATCAACCTTCCATAgattaaaccaagtatgggctacatcctgcaattgatatgcagccaactcggTACTCTAGCTAAATGTCAACCCCATATTAtccgttaccttctgaaccatatctaagaattcctatggatcctcttcaaacttggatcccatgaaagaaggaggattcatttgggtgaaatcctaaattcgAGTCGCAGcaatattggccactaggttagtTGGAACAATATTTGGCCATCTATTTTATGCTGCTATGgaatttgctagagtagtgaacgtaTCCCTAAATTCTGCGTAAGAGACATGCTTATCCAGAAGATTTGCCAAGATGGGATGAGGGGCTTGCTGAGTACCTATTCTTCTttcgttcttcttgggaggcatgtttcctaaatagaaagaagaaatagattagatggggagtttaacttgagctcatgcttacttgcatgacatgaatattgaaagaagggaaacttttcctaaacaccttgtagcctctcatccgtaagtatggcgcgctacacacccatggaCAAGACTCTACACAacatggcttttagacttcctaggacactttaaaaccttaggctctgataccaagtttgtaatgacctgagactatcccctagtcgttacacggtgcttacagttctaagagaccacaagctaacccatgagctggtacctgctatgagtactgaataatataatcatgaacaCAGAataataactgaaatgccataaggttttgataatgaaataactactgaattatgaatctgataaaaatactaaaatttgaatagtCTAAGTAGCTAACTATAATGTTTGAAAAGCATTTAAACTGGATACTGTGATTTgataggataggccccaactaaatcTACTAACTACGGAGAtaaaaacataaagtaatataatatGTCCTTAGATGATGAGGAATGACCCCTTCTACTGTATTGCTGATGATCTGAGTGACTAAGTGTGATCCAGGAACTGagcatcagcacctatgatatgatacatcaaagcacaaaataaaggtatgcgatctgtacttttaatgtactggtatgctaaatgaggtaggctaatacgaatggtctcatgaataggaataataataattaactagacATTCATGTAAAGTatagagtactgaataaagaTCATAAAATCTGTAGATGCTgaaaatgcataaaaatctataaatactgaggatgcatgaccaagcatataacatgaattgaTTAAAAtgtataaactgaaatactgagataactaaaatctgtatgctttggtcaaacaacactaagactgaatgactgagttgggactataactaagactatatctgagactgtgggaggtatcatctaattgacattccctaatttgagctaatcgggctccaacctgtaaccccaattagaagggtgttaataccatgccataggtactaacaatggttgtgtggatccactaaactaatataatgtccaaaggactaagggtgtgaAGCCTGAATTGACGGATGAACCCTaggagatagtcaagcctaatctgacgggtgactactcatatcctacgctcaGGGGCAGATCTATTAAGGCTCGTGGGGGTGGCACTCCACCCTCAAACTTCAACAAAAGCCCTATATATATAGCTGTATATATATACGAATATTGCTAAATATTAAATTTGCCACCCACAATAATAAAGCACTATCTAGTGCAGGTGGCAAAGTGCTGCTTTTGTATCCCCAAGGTCGTGTCTTCGAACTCGGCTagcaacatttatttttttttaattttttttaacaattgtTTCATTAAATCAAGGCAACAACTAATAGGTGCACTTTACTTAATAAAGGCATATTACCATTTGAGTTTTATAGAAAAGTACtattattttttgactttattttaatttaattatttaaataggTTTAATAAAATATCTCTCAAAAAAAATCCTATTTGGCTATTTCcaaatcaaaacactctctcatTCTTGAATCTTGAGGTTTACTGCTGCTctgctttctctctctctctagttGCTTCTTGCTCTCTTTGTAAGttgttttgaaaaattattttctttctctttcttgagCCTAGAAATCCAAATTTGGAATTATCTTGATATAGGAGAAAATATTCTAATTTTGTGAATTGAGATAGAGAATTTTTTTAAGAAGGTTGATTATTCTCAATCAAGTTCTAGTAATGTCAACATCAATCATTCTTATCTTATAACTGACCTCGATTTGGATTAACTTAAAGCTGATCCAGGAGAAAGAAGACCTATTTCTGATTATGATCCTCGAATACGAGATGAAGTGAGGAAATATTATATTGAGGAGGGGCCTTGTAACTATCTTGAAACCATATTCTTCAAGTGAATAGGAGGTAAAATGCATCAATTTTCTTCAAGTTGGTTTAAATATTTACATTAAACTTGGTTGGAGTATAGTGTGGAGAAATATGCCACATATTGTCTTTGTTGCTTTTTGTTCAATGAATTTGTTCTTGAAACTATGGGTGATTTTTATGCATTAAGGGGTTTTAGGGGTTGGAATAAGGCTCTTGAAAGATTTTGTTTACATGTCTATAAATTTAATAGTGTTTACCACAAATGTTACAATAAGATATGAGATTTGTCAAATCATCGTCAGTCAATTCAAGTTGATCTTGACAAACACtctcaaaaggaaaaaagtgAGTACAAAATTCATTTAGAAGCTTCAATTGATGTGGCAATACTTCTTTTGTATCATGGATTGCCTTTTTGAGGTCATGACGAAAGTGAATCTTCAACTAATCAAGGTTACTTTTTAGGATTTTTGCGGTGACATGGAGACAAACATCCGAATGTGGGGAAAGTGATTTTAGAAAAAGCTTCACAAAATGATACTTTGTCTTATCTTATGATTTAAAAGGATATTGTTAATGCTTGTGCGAAAGAAACATTGAAATTTATAATTGAGGACTTTAATGGAGATTACTTTGGGATATTAGTTGACAAATCCAAAGACATCTCACACAAAGAACAAATGGCTCTTGTTTTGAGGTATGTTGATAAGAATGGTGAAGCTGTAGAATGATTTATCGGTCTCCATGTTAGTGATACATCGGCATACTTATTGAATAAAGAAATTTATTCTATGTATTCCAATCACTTACTAAGTTCATCCAAAATACGTGGACAAGGTTATGATGGACCTAATAATATGAAAGAAGAGATAAATGGTCTCAaaactttaattatgaaagatagtcttttgacatattatattcattattttgcaCATCAATTGCAACTAACACTTATTGCTATTGCTACAAAATATTTGGAAGTTGAAGACTTTTTTGATCATGTTACTAATGTGTTAAATGTTGTTGGAGGACTTTTTAAGTGTAGATATTTACTTCGTCATTGCCAAGCCAAAAATTTAAAGCAATTACTTGAGTCCTGTGAAACTCATACCGTACAAGGATTACATCAAGAACATGGGCTTCAAAGACCGAGTGATACTCATTGGGgatcatatttcaaaacattggataactttattgttattttatcatCTATTTTTCATGTGCTTGAAgtgattgaaattgaaggttcTACCTCAAGTTATATAAATCAAGCAGAATATCTTTTGACAAAGGTCAAAacatttaaatttgtttttatgcTTCACTTGGTTTTGAAAGTGTTGGCCATGTCAAATGAGTTGAGcaagattttacaaaaaaaagaTCAAGATATTGTTAATGCCGTGGAATTTCTTAACATCCCAAAGAAAAGAATGCAAGATATGAGAGAAAATAGGTGAGAATCTTTGTTGGATGATGTTTCTTCATTTTGTGATTCACATGGTATCTTAATTCCCAAATTAGATGAGGGTTATTTTCCTAGAAAGTCAAAGCATAAGTGTTTGGATGTTTTTTGTTCGCACCATTTGCGTGTTGAAATCTTTTTTGCTATCATTGATGTGCAACTTCAAAAGCTTAATGATCATTTTGATGTAGTGAGTAGTAATTTGCTTGTTGGGATGGGCAGCTTGAATCCTATCAATTCTTTCTCTAACTTTGACAAAGATAGAATCATGACTTTAACGAAGTGTTAtccaaatgagtttgatgatggaAAGCTTCTACATTTAAGTTACCAACTTAATACTTTCATAATTCATATGCGAGGTGGTAATTCCAAACTCTCCAACTTTCAAGGAATTCATGACTTGGCAAAGGCATTAGTTGAGGCAAATCTTGTggagacttattcacttgtttatttacttgtgAAGTTGGCTCTAATTTTACCCGTTGCTACTGCAACTGTGGAAAGAGCATTCTCTTCCATGAAGCACATAAAAAATAAAGTGCGAAATAGTATTGGTGATCAATATTTAAATGTTTGTTTAGTACGTTACATAAAGCGTGATGTATTTGCAAATGTAAGTAATGATGTCATCGTTGATcattttcagaatatgaaaactcGTTGTGGACAATTGTAATAAATTATggatattatattatgatattagtaatattattgaaagattaagttttgtcattttattatttttcttttttaatgaaTTGGTTGGTCAATTGTTCTATATGTTGAAAAATGAATAATCAGATTAATTTAATCGATAAGTTTACTTGTCACCCCGAGAGTCTGAATCCCGAATCTGCCTCTGCCTACGCTAGCTAAGTAGTTCTAGAGTATAACGATTGctactaataactctacctattTGACgaggaagccaccatccctacactttctcggtgctaaatcctactcctaacttaaagacactgagatactagactattttgagtttaactgactggtatttgactattctgaagtACTCATTGTATATTCTGAAGACTGTTCGGTAATGTACCAAGACTAtactaaataaatagctatggatttctggtattcaatacccccaggcctcaaaacaattatagtaaaatgacactaacacCTGAAGATCAAAAAATGAAGGCTCTTAATaattaaatcactcttgtaggcatttgatcaaacacttgtagttcatggtttaaaacaatcatagaaatgttatggaatttgtaggaatagcttgaattcatcataatagcattaaatcatggtttaatacagtaaaacatggaagattgaataatagaagtaatttcatggtaaaatggtataaaatcaatagtacatggagattcatggataaaatcataatttcaaacataaatcatgaaaagatcacaattttatgaTTTAGTagggtttcttggactccatggatgaaagggatccatggatgaacatctatcatacctgggttaatgaatctgaagagatgaatggagagttcttgagaaattgccttgaatttgagagctagggtttcttattcttgaaagaggggattttaatttgagagaaattatgaatgattatttagggtgtttaggggttaaatttcatgctttaggttaattagggctgtgaaaaaagacccaaatacccttaaacaaatttaaaaacagaAGCTGAAAACTTACCATCCCGATTTTTAGCCTTGATGCGATGCGCCACTTTCCTGCCaagacactggaaaatggacaattgggacctggaccGACGGCACAATATGCCACCATCGCAGTAAGACTATGGATGATATTTTGTCTATCTCCGCAATACTCCATGATCGCGgagcccactggaaattgacaatcgaGAAATTAGCCTGCTCCGCAACAtgccatgatcgcggagtcatgataatgctcaaactacactcttaaatgggtgtaagcgatccttgtcaatataaaacccaactaggttgggattgaatcccagagggaataaggtgtgaactcaagtcagTTGTAATTTAATTCACTAATattttaatgtttcctgaaatgggggtttaagtttcacaagtAATTGTTTCACACTTTGATTtcaatgtttgtaaccaagattttatgagataaccagaattatgttcactaggtcttacggtacatgacagatgctaaaggtgacttaAGATTCTCtgggtggttaggataacaagctctctttatcgatgatatgctcaaatgtctctcgacctatttaaccgtctaatttcctaatcctctcggacttagggaatctcTATTCATTGCCCAGATTTTActtcaggttaatcaaccttgttacaacactgattattaaatgaagtatttccgagtccctgttgataattcacttcctactgtttatgatttctttctcaagaaaatcaaagtaggtatgtctgttgtttgcaaccaacagacatcaattaaaatctcagaatcatcaagaaatcctaacacctattaaatttTGAGTGTTTAGCACATCGTCATGACCTAaccttagatcccataatttaggttaaagaagattagctactcatgatgcaagGAACAAGTACACGAATTGAATTCATAAGTGAGAAGATTAATGTACAATGATGATGAAAATTAagaagtataacttgaattgaacCACGGtataaaactcccaaaatattttaactagCGAGAGAGAAATACGTATGTTTTTCGACTAAAGATGTGTCCAAAAATTAATTATcatagaaaaccctaaaacaaggctttaaatagtttaacctaattaaggaaattaaatcaAAGTTACAGCTTTTCCTTGGAATAGATGATGACGTCCGTGATGGCTTATCTTGAGTATGACAGCTTATCACGTATGTCGTCAtctcctctgcacttttggctttCACTGCCTAAAAATGACGAAGACGATAATGCCTTATCACTATCCTGACAAtgtatcatggatgtcgtcacaaaactgtcttcaacttccatcatctatttaaggctgatgacGCTCCTGACGCATTATCACCATCCTGACAACGTGTCATAGATGTCATCACAAAACTGTCTTTaacttccatcttctgtttaaggctgacgatgctCCTGACGCCTTATCAACATCCTAACGCCTTATCACAAAGTGTCATCATAACTTCAACTCATGCCAAATCTCTGGTTAAGTCTGAtgacaactgtgatagcctatcacagggctgacgacttatcacagatgtcgtcagccacacttctcttcagattcctccagatttcaacttcttttcttccattcttgttggttctctatctcatcatcttaaactgtaaaatcagatataaacaaataaaaacgacaaaaattgcttaagacattgcaattattcttggttaaaggtcttaaatgtgttagtaattgctcacacatcaacaccctcaacttaaaacaattgcttgtcatCAAGTAACTCAACaaaactaagagaatacatagcATATTCAGCAAccaattttctcttttaagctcAAAACATAGTTACCACCTCCAAGGTCAATCTAAttaaaaccaactatgtatgTCGTTGAAGAACAAAATGTAACACAAAGGACTCAAGCAATGGCATCAATCGTAGACACAGCAACCATTCATATACCGTTGTTGCACTATCTAAACAAGCAAGTAGCTAGCAACAATACCATTGTGcactcacaacaaagaaatccccctcctcacatataataaaccaaaaatgTAAATGTGGGGATCAAGAAAAGAttctcactctcaaaatgaagtttcaatcagtgtatgccaagtaccataggcttgcccttattttcattaccaagacctTCAGATAGgcaagctaggatcactataggacttcttttaggcttataatgtaggctggGGTTGGTATGAAATTCAAGGTCATTTAAAGTGACTACGCCTCCTTTACACTACAGTAATCTCTTGGGGATCACTTATTcacctctttttcattttctttttcattgatCGCACATGTTCAAGTTGGGttcctctctctttctctttttctttttttagaatagaactcaacttttattcttcttttactttattccacccttcttcatactcatcttacaccatgcacccctatgatagccaccctcaacttaggcagtTTGCCTAGGTCAAGGttcacaatatccaaggaggactagggccaaacagattcattatggtataaatgggaaggtgaaaggtgtcataaggaagaaataggctaattaggctcaaaatacggatcaagggatataatgcacatagggtaggctatttaggctaaaagtgggttaatcaacaaaacggcctatgatcttttcctaacccctatcctttaaccATGGTAAaactaactaggcaagttctggCTTTAGCATACAGAGGGAATTAAGTAgtttctcacacacacatggcatgcaagtATATCGCAGGCTaccacttatctagttcatgcaattgttcagcAATGATCATCAAGCAGCTAAAACTAATGCCACGACAAGAGTCACAACGGtcacaaataaatataattcataCAGTCTTTGCAAATGAGACACTGGAGAGGtgtttaaaaatcaatcaaaaatatatcaactgctttttgtacttgtatttctcctagttaccaTAAAATATGTTACAAAAATAGACTACCTTACAccctcaactcaaaatcaaagaaaaattaaactaagggttagagtatacctggaatggatcaatcTTCGGTGTCATGGGTTTTATCCCATGCAatgcctgatttaacgtcgcggtACGACTCAGGTGTGTCGACTACTTCAGACTTCATTGAGACAGACAATGGTGGTATTTTTCACTGATTCTTTTGGGATAATGTAAAGCTTGACACGTTTCCCATTTACCTTAAATGTACTGTAGTCTTcgttttcaagttccactactccagatgagtggacttgactaactttaaaagggcctgaccacttagatttcatCTTAGCTGGGAACAATTTGAGTcgggaattgaacagaagcaccaagttaCCTTTTTGGAATTCTCGTTTCTTTACTCTCTAATTAtggtacttttttatcttttctatatACAAATCTACTCGTTCATAGgccctgagatggaattcatccatctcattcaattgtCCCAGTCTCAGCTCTGCTGCTTCCTTCCAAGTTAGATTTAACCTTTTGAATAcccataaggccttgtgctccagctctattagTAGGTGGCAAGgttttccatagaccagctaaaatggtgacatgccaatgggtttCTTGAAAGTAGTCTAATATACCCACAAGGAATCATCGAGCTTTTAAGACCAATCTTTCTGGCTAGCATTTaccgttttggctaggatggctttaatctcatGATTTGATACCTCCACTTGTccactggtttgtgggtggtatggagtagccactctatgctgtttcaccccatattttacCAA comes from the Capsicum annuum cultivar UCD-10X-F1 unplaced genomic scaffold, UCD10Xv1.1 ctg79497, whole genome shotgun sequence genome and includes:
- the LOC124895057 gene encoding uncharacterized protein LOC124895057 codes for the protein MTKVNLQLIKDIVNACAKETLKFIIEDFNGDYFGILVDKSKDISHKEQMALVLSLNPINSFSNFDKDRIMTLTKCYPNEFDDGKLLHLSYQLNTFIIHMRGGNSKLSNFQGIHDLAKALVEANLVETYSLVYLLVKLALILPVATATVERAFSSMKHIKNKVRNSIGDQYLNVCLVRYIKRDVFANVSNDVIVDHFQNMKTRCGQL